One Rosa chinensis cultivar Old Blush chromosome 5, RchiOBHm-V2, whole genome shotgun sequence genomic region harbors:
- the LOC112202925 gene encoding G-type lectin S-receptor-like serine/threonine-protein kinase At1g61390: MAAFWRAGRHRIRFTGPPSVSEFFTEFLSRLHPYSVLISFQSSQYGAEVYNITPSHPLSEGEILVSPGLIFELGFFSPNSSANKYLGLWHKSIFPRKYVWVANRDNPLADTDTLVSLRIGSNGSLELVDGKQSSVRSTNISNCSSAVLLDNGNLIVKDIMGAVMWESFNNPSDSLLPSMLMGYNSGSGKRNFLISWKSENDPSPGLFLFGLSAELPAQIFIWINGSTPHWRSGPWDKSKFIGIPTMKSLSLNPFALIDNVMQGTRYFSYIFDKIPGDKVLAYMDISSEASDSPICNCLKGFIPKSNEEWSKRRTGGCVRQTNLSCETHTNESVSLKGKDGFLKVERLKVPDFHEYLASLATDRFGDCKMKCLSNCSCLAYADVNNIGCLVWYKDLVDIQQFPSLGEDLYVRLADSELGEGKPIKLIASLTAVGFMIILVAIVLSLRRWLANQKRHVKLTAQCLESTNMIKIHRDGLREYIGKHDFSELKIYDFDSIIIATDSFSITNKLGQGGFDPVYKGMLPEGKEIAVKRLSSSSGQGVEEFKNEMLLISNLQHKNLVRMMGCCVKEDEKLLIYEFMPNKSLDTFLYDPTKRAVLDWATRFNTIQGVARGLLYLHHDSYVKVIHRDLKVSNILLDEKMNPKISDFELAHMVRETQSLENTQKVVGTRGYMSLEYAMGGIFSKKSVVFSFGVLVMEIISGKKNTIFCLYDQRLGILAYAWNLGNDGRAVELVDEVLGDIYSSSEVLTCVHIGLLCVQDNAADRPTMVDVALMLSSEKDGPNPKRPVFTIENSVYHPGLYYKNTNSSKVKLA; this comes from the exons ATGGCGGCTTTTTGGCGCGCCGGTCGGCATCGTATTAGATTCACCGGTCCACCGTCAGTTTCCGAATTCTTCACGGAGTTTCTGAGTCGCCTCCACCCTTACTCTGTTCTCATTTCCTTTCAATCATCTCAG TATGGCGCTGAAGTATATAACATAACTCCTTCACACCCATTATCCGAGGGAGAAATTCTAGTCTCTCCTGGCCTAATATTCGAATTGGGCTTCTTCAGTCCTAATAGTTCTGCTAACAAGTATTTGGGGTTGTGGCACAAAAGTATATTTCCCCGTAAGTATGTATGGGTGGCTAACAGAGATAATCCTCTTGCAGATACAGACACCTTGGTTAGTTTGAGAATTGGAAGCAATGGGAGTCTGGAGCTCGTAGATGGAAAACAGAGTTCTGTCCGGTCAACCAATATCTCTAATTGTTCATCTGCAGTTCTCTTAGATAATGGAAACCTCATTGTCAAAGATATTATGGGAGCTGTTATGTGGGAGAGTTTTAATAATCCTAGTGACTCACTTCTGCCAAGCATGTTGATGGGATACAATAGTGGTTCTGGAAAAAGGAATTTCTTGATATCTTGGAAAAGTGAAAATGATCCATCACCGGGGTTATTCTTGTTCGGACTGTCAGCAGAGTTGCCAGCACAAATTTTCATTTGGATTAATGGATCTACTCCCCACTGGCGAAGTGGGCCATGGGATAAATCAAAGTTTATTGGTATACCCACAATGAAATCTCTGTCTCTAAATCCATTTGCTCTCATCGATAATGTGATGCAGGGAACAAGGTATTTCTCTtacatttttgataaaattcCAGGTGACAAAGTTCTTGCATATATGGACATATCTTCAGAAG CTTCtgactctccaatctgcaaCTGTTTGAAAGGGTTTATACCCAAGTCAAATGAAGAATGGAGCAAAAGAAGGACCGGAGGTTGTGTGAGACAAACGAATTTGTCTTGTGAGACGCACACAAATGAATCAGTCTCATTAAAAGGAAAAGATGGGTTTTTGAAGGTGGAACGATTGAAAGTACCCGATTTTCATGAATACCTGGCTTCTTTGGCTACAGACAGGTTTGGGGACTGCAAGATGAAGTGCCTGAGTAATTGTTCTTGCCTGGCTTATGCTGATGTTAATAACATAGGGTGTTTGGTCTGGTACAAAGACCTTGTTGATATTCAGCAGTTTCCATCTCTTGGAGAAGATCTTTATGTCCGCCTAGCAGACTCAGAACTAG GTGAAGGAAAGCCAATAAAGTTAATTGCCAGCCTTACTGCTGTTGGATTTATGATCATCTTGGTGGCTATAGTCCTCAGTTTGCGCAGGTGGCTGGCTAACCAAAAGC GACATGTCAAATTAACAGCACAGTGCTTGGAATCAACTAATATGATTAAGATTCATAGAGACGGTCTTCGAGAATATATAGGGAAGCATGATTTCTCGGAGCTAAAGATATATGATTTTGATAGCATAATAATCGCCACAGACAGCTTCAGCATCACAAACAAACTCGGGCAAGGAGGCTTTGACCCAGTTTATAAG GGGATGCTACCAGAAGGGAAGGAAATAgcagtaaaaagactatctagTAGCTCAGGACAAGGTGTCgaagagttcaagaatgagATGCTGTTGATCTCCAATCTTCAACACAAAAACCTTGTTAGGATGATGGGTTGCTGTGTTAAAGAGGATGAGAAGTTACTGATTTACGAGTTCATGCCAAACAAAAGCTTGGATACTTTTCTATATG ATCCGACGAAGAGAGCAGTGCTTGATTGGGCTACACGCTTTAATACTATTCAGGGTGTTGCTAGAGGGCTTCTTTATCTCCATCATGATTCCTATGTGAAGGTGATACATAGAGATTTAAAAGTCAGTAACATTCTcttggatgagaaaatgaatccaaaaatttcagattttgaattGGCACACATGGTTCGAGAAACACAGAGTCTAGAAAATACTCAGAAGGTTGTTGGAACACG TGGCTATATGTCTCTGGAGTATGCCATGGGTGGGATATTTTCCAAAAAATCTGTTGTCTTCAGCTTCGGGGTCCTGGTGATGGAGATTATTAGCGGCAAGAAGAATACCATTTTCTGTTTATATGACCAACGTCTAGGCATCCTTGCATAT GCATGGAACTTGGGGAATGATGGCAGGGCGGTGGAGTTAGTAGATGAAGTATTGGGTGATATATATTCCTCATCAGAAGTACTGACATGTGTGCATATTGGGCTTCTTTGTGTACAAGACAATGCTGCGGATAGACCAACTATGGTGGATGTAGCTTTAATGCTAAGCAGCGAGAAAGATGGTCCAAATCCGAAGAGGCCTGTATTCACTATCGAAAACTCAGTCTATCATCCTGGACTATACTATAAAAATACTAATTCCTCCAAAGTGAAGCTAGCATGA